In Gracilibacillus salitolerans, the sequence TATAATCGCTAAAAAACTCAAAGAAGTAAAGCTTGCTTTGAGCAAATCCTGATTGGTAGGCTCAAAATGTATAACATGATCTGTTTCCACTTTATTTTCAGCTTCATTCACTTCTTCCTCGTGTTGATCTTGTTCTTTCTTTTCCAGCTTGGGCACTTGACTTTCCTCTACATTGACTAATTCCAATAAAAAGGCAGCATGTTGTTTCGACACCACTTGAAAGGTAATTGCATCGTCATCACCATCCATCGCTGTTTCAAATGTAAGGGACGTCAGACCAAATAGTTTGTGAAAAAGAGTAGTATGTCTTGTTACATTTTGAATTTTTGAAAAAGGAATCGTGCTTGTATGTTTGACAAAAAGACCTTTCTTGATCTGAAAGGTGCGCTCCTCCCATTCATACGTTTCTACAAACCAACTACCCACAATATAAATCACCCGTAACAAAACACCGACAATAAATACATAACGACCATATTCTAACAACCAAAAATCAGAATCTCTTTTCACAACAAATAATAGAATCCCTAGTATTAAACCATTTTTTATCAATTGATAAATTCGATATAAGATAATTAAAGGATGATATCTCATCATTCATCCACTTCCTTTAGCTTAGCAAGTTCAGCAATTCTCGCACGTAATTCTAGAGCCACTTGTTCTTCTAAGGCAGGAATAACGTGTGAAGACCCCATTGTCTCGACTTTAATCGAACGCATCTGATATGCCCGCATAATGGGTCCTTGGCTAGTAGATACAGATTGAATTTTGGACATTGGAACGGTAACCCATTCTTTTGTTAATACACCATATCTTAATTGAAGATATTCAATATCTATCTGATAACGCCAACTTCGATAGAGATAATGAGGCTCAATGAACGACCAGATAGTACCAACAACAGCAATTAGGAGAAGACCTATCAATATCCAGTTAGCCCACGCTGGCCAGTCAAAGTAATAACCTAACCAAAATAATACTGCCAACACGATAAATCCAATGATATTACTGATCGTTTCAGATATTATTCGGGCTTTAGGAAACTTAGATGATAAACGATGTTCTAATTCATTCACACTGCAACATCCTTTGTTTTCATTTTCGGTTTGGACTTGAACGAAAGATAAACTACTATTTTCAACAGCCTTTCTAGCGGACCTTGTTTAAAGCGGGCCATATACCATATACTAAAAAACACTTGTAATATGAAAATGGCAATGCCTAGAAAAATAGCAAACCACACTCCCAAACGAGCAAATAATCCTATCCCATAGCCATAAAAAATAAAAGTACAGATTACCGTCTGTAGGATATAATTAGTAAGTGATAGTTTCCCGACCTGTTCAAACGCATAAACGATTACATTCTTTTGATAAACCACATACAAATAGGCAAACAAGAAAATATACCCTACAGCCAAAACAATTCCCCCAACCTCACTAAAAGCGATCATTTCTGAGAAATAAGGTGTGATCTTCAACAATAAACCAATCGGTATCAGATAGAGAAAGGCTTGTTTATATCGTTCTTTATTTATTTCAAAATGTTGAAGCCATTCTTTTTTGCCTGCATATATTCCAAACAGAAAAATCGGCAGCAATACGACTGGAGTTATCAATAAAAAGAATAAAGCTTCGGTATCTCCTAGATCTAACGGATCTTTATTATTACGATGTTGCGTTATTTCATGGTAGGTCCCACTTTGATAAATAGGTAATGTCTCATTCAAGTAACTGTTTATAGTAGATTCACTATAAAGCTCAAATCCATCTTCTGAACTGCCCGCAAAACTACCTAGAAACAACAGTCCAAAAAAAATAATAAACCAGATAAAAATGGTTTTAACCTTCCGTTTTACAAAGAACAATAGTAGAATCCCTATTAATCCGTAAGCTAATAAGATATCGCCTTCCCACAAAAAATAGCTATGTAAGATACCGAAAACCATCAACATAATAAACCTTCGAAACAAATACCTTTTTATTGGTAAACCCCTATCTTCTAATTTGTTCACCATTAATACTAGGGAATATCCAAAAATGAAAGCAAAGATCGGCATGAATGAGCCTTCAATCAATATATGGATAATATGATAGCCAAACATATCAAATGGCGTTAAATGAAAAAAGGTAATTTCATCTTTTCCATATATGCCATACTGAAAGATTAGTAGATTGGCTAGTAAAATTCCTAATAAACTAAACCCTCTTATAGCATCAATCAGTGAAATCCTCTGTGAATTAATCATTCTTCTAACTCCTTTTATTCTAATCCATATTTTCTCATTCAACTATATCGAAGTCTTTTTGTAATTTCAATGAATTTTTATTGTTTTTCGATAAAATTTTATTGTATAATAAATGATATATCCTAAAATTCGAGGTGAGTATCATGAATAGTAAACTTTTATTTAAAGTGGCGTACTTGATATGCCGGGTTTTATTCATCCTGATCATTCCTATTGCTTTATATGGTGTTTTATATCATATTGCATACATATTTTTCCCGAATTCCAGTTTCGCAGCGTCCTTCGGCAATTTCGAACCCATTTATAGTTATTTAACCATTGAATTTGAAAGACAGCCTGATATCTTTATGCAAGCTGACCTTAGAATATTATCTTTTATTAGCGAAGTCTCGTTGTTTATACTGGTTTTAGGTATTTTACGAATGGTAGATAAGCTGTTTCAAAATGTATATAAAAATAGTTTATTCATGAAAGAGAATGTCAATCTTTTTTATAGAATTGGAATATTGATTCTCAGTTTAGGAACTATTTTCTTTTATATCGATGGTCTAATTTTTGATAAAACCATTGAAGGATTAAACATCACCAATGCTTCAATTGAATTTTCCAATTTGTCATACATTGATACGATTATTAGTGGTATTGCTTTCCTTTTAATTGGGGCTGCATTAAAGGTTGCTGTTAAAGCAGTGGAAGAGAATAAATATACAATTTAAAGTGGGCGATTCAATGATTAGAATAAGATTAGATGTGATCATGGCAGAACGAAAAATGTCTTTAAATGAATTATCAGATAAAGTGAAGATTACCCCCGCTAACCTTTCTATACTCAAAAACGAAAAAGGCAAAGCCATTCGTTTCAGTACGTTAGATGCTTTATGTAAAGCACTAGAATGTCAACCAGGTGATTTATTGGAATATATAGATGAGTAATCCTTTCTGTTGTATGGATTATTTCCTTAAAGTAAAAAAAGATGATTCCCCTTTTAATAACAGGAATCATCTTTTTTATAAAACAGGGTAATTTTAAAATTAAGGTCTGCTAGTTTGAGTCGGCAGCGTATCCCCAAAACTAGTATCTATTGTTTCAATAGATCCATCGGCAATTGCTGTAGTTGTGGCCTCCAAGGTAAGTACCGTTTGCTTCTTCAAATATCCATTACTCTTCTGCCCAAGGGCTGACCCAGGATTATAATGATCTGACATTCCGCGCAACTCATAGCTCAACAACGAGTATACACATGGGTATAATGTGGCGTGCCACGTCATGCCCCTCTTTTTTGATTTTCCCAAATCAATGATAATTACACGTTCCAACCAATTAACATGATCTTGTAGCTAAAAATAAAGTTTGATCAAAAATACTTAAAAGCACGTATTATATCGTGAGCGGATTAGTCCTTTTTTTGCTTTCTTTTTTCCATTTCTTCTAATTCATTCAACTCCATCGTATGATAAAGAAATATGTCGATCATTAAAATTTATCCATATTGAGCATTCATTAAACATTTTTTATTCTGTTACAACTTCATAACCTTGACTTTCTAGCACTTCAATCGACTTTTCTAGACTGACACCATTGCCAGTATTTCCTTCTGTTATAGCACCTGTTAATTCTGCAATCTGATCAGGGTCTGCTTTTTCAAAGTTTACTTTTGTTGACTCAATTACTTGATCATCATGATATTCAATGTTATGTGATACACCTTCTATCCCTTCATAATCTATAACAAACTTTCCTAGAACGGCTTCGGCTTCTTCTTGGTTAGATACACCTAGTGTATCATAAGTTAGAACATTTTCCGACGTTTGTTCAATAACCTTGTCACCTTCCGCAGAATAAACAATTTTAGATGTAGACCCACCTTTTTCTAGTAGAAGTGTTACCGTTTCTCCTTTATCATCGGGACTACAAGCAGTTAGTGTAATAACGATAAGTAGTGTAAGACAAAACATCAGCCATTTTTTCATTTGTTCTCTTCCTCTCATTTAATGTTTGGTAAAATATTACACACATATATACCATAATACTCAGAACGTCTACATATAGCAATAATTTCCATACCATTTTTAGGGGATTTTCCTGTTCTTATGGTTTAGAATAACTTTTATGCTTTTCCGTGGCTTAAAACAACAGAGAATTAAGGAATGAGTAAGACCTTGACTCTCTCCTGAAAAAAGATAGAATGTACTAAACAAGCACTCATATTTTTTCATTAATAAACCATTTTCTGTGTTGCTAGAAGGCTCTCAGTTGCATTTTCTTTTAAAGAGATGAATAATCTCCCCTATCTCAATGCATTTCACAATCTTGTAAAAACTACTCCACATCATATGATCCTGAATGAATAAAATGCATTCTTTTTTGAAGATATTTTTCAAAGGATGTAACTTTTTATTGTTTATCAACTCTACTTCATCCACGTGATTCTTAGGCTTGAATCTTGAAGTGGAGGTCTTAGCACCATGATAAAAAATCGCCATGATCTCTTCGATCACGACGATTTTTGTTTAATTTAATTATTGGATATTCTTCTGTTGTCTGATAACAACAATGGCCATTCCAATCAATAAAAGACTTCCGCCAATTACTAAGAGTGTATACATATTCGTAGCTGTATCTGGTAAGCTATTGTTGCTATTTTCTATTGAAAATGAAGTTGCTTGTTCTTCGTCATCAGCGCCCTCTTCTTCAACAGTCGAAGTATTATTATCTTCATCTGTTTCTCCTGTTTCATCTTTTCCATCTGTTATATCTTCATTCCCAATTTCTTTTCCCTCTTCATGCTCAGCTATTGCCACTGAGTCCAATACCGTAAATACACTGAAATGATCTGTCTCAGCGGAGATCCAATCATCGATCAGTGTTCCTCCAACTGGATCCCATTTTTCGTCTTGTTCATTCCAATGATAAATGGATGCTGCTTCATTTGCTTCCGGTAATTTAAAAGATAGTGTGACTGGTGTTTCAAAGTTAGTAACAGCTTGATCAGCTTGCATAAATTGCAGATGGTAAATATCTGTTAGTGCAAATTCACTATACTCGTACTGGTCCTGATCTAATTTTTGGACCAACAGGGAAACAGGCGCGTCACCGGTAAATGATCTGGCATCAAACGTTACAACAATTTCTCCTTGCTCCACCGTAACGGTAATCTCTTTTTCCTTTAATTGCTGTACTTGCTCCTCTGTAAAGCTAATTTCACGCAGTTCTGAATCTACCTCAGGAACAATAAGGTTCAACGTAGCATTTTCATCTAAATCGGCAATATCTGTTTGAACAGCAAACTCGTTATCAGATCGTTGCAATTCTTCACTCATACTCGCAGATAGTCTTTTCACATAAATAGTATAATTCGAAACAGATCCATCTTCTGCAACAACTTCTATGCTAATTTCATTGTTACCTTCCTCTAAAGCAACAGGTTCCGATGGATCTTCTCCGTTGACAAGAACATATGCATCAACTGATTGTGTCATAGCTGAAATTTGGATTTCTTCCTTATCATGTGGTACTTCTAACTCGTATTCTAATTGTTCTGGTGAAAATTCAGGGTTAAACTCACCAGGATCTACTGTTAATTCACTTAATGCAGCATTAGAAGATTGGCCAAATTCATAAGCTGCAATAGTACCACTCACTTCATGTGCTGCTAATAAAATTGGCTTCCTGGTTGGGCTATTTTCTGCTTGAATAAAAGTTAAACCTTCAGGTGCAACATCACCACTTGCTGACGTTACATCTAGATCAAGTCCTTGAAATACTCTGGACGAAAAATAACTATCAAAACTAGGTGAAGTTGGGTTGGTAATATCATAAACCATGATACCGCCTTGTCGTTCTAATCCTGTAAAGGCATAGGTTGTTCCATTTACTTCCCCTGTTATCACGCTTTCGGGTTCGACACCTTTATCATCACTTCTTGATTCAAAAGTGTCTTCATCATTGTTGCTATGGAAATACTCTGGTTCAAATGCTGCAATTTTTTCTTCAAACTCTGATCCACTGTCATAAACTAATTCTAATGTTTCTGCATCCCATATAGAGAAGGAACGTCCTCCATAAGCATAGATTGCTTCATATTTTCCTTCTTCATTTGTCGGATGAGAAGTCGAAGTCTTCAATCTTCCTAATTGCTCATCATCAAATAGGCCTTCCTCGACCATTTTGTCCAATTCTTCTTGATCATACCCTTGATAAAGGTCTGCATTTAATTGATAATCGTCCACTAGTTTCTTTACGCGTTTTTCCTCTGAGAAACCATCCCAATCTTGGGCATCTCCTTCATTTGCTGTTAACAAATAATTTTTACCATTGATCTCTACTAAATCCATTCCGTCCGGTTGATAGATCGATAATACCGGCCAATTTCGGATATTGATCTCATCATCTTTATCTGATGCGTCCAGTTTGTTTTCAGCTATTGAAAAGTCCTTATACCCTAAACTTTTCACCGTAAGAAATTGACCTGATTGGATGTCCAATTTTGCAATCGCATTTGCTTCCTGCAGTACAATATAGCCATATTGACTTGCATCATCAACAACAATATACTCCGGTTCCAGATCTTCTGCATAAGTACTGTCATAATGTACTTTTCTGACATCTTCCTCTATTATCTCATCTGTAAAAGTTGCCGTAGCTGCTGTTAGATTGTCACCTTCGTTTACGCCATTAGAAACATCAATGATCGATACGGAGCCTTCCGGATTTACTGCATAATCTTCACTAGGCTCCCCTTCATTCGCTACTAATACTTGGCTACCGTTAGGTGTAACAGTAACCATATCCGGTAACGCACCAACTTCAACGGTGGTTAATACATTTCCCTCTGCAGACATGAAAACAACATTGCCATTTTCGACTTTGTTTTCAGCTGGTACAGTAATAGCGATAAAACTGCTGTCCGGGGCAATGGCTACACTTGTTAAATCTCCAGCATTCACACCAAAATCACTTAGCTGAATCTTTTTCACCAATGGAATTTCTGTCTGGCCATCAGCCAGTCCAGATAAATCAATAATGTCTAATGTACTATCAGATCCATTCACAGAGTAGGCTAAATATGTATTCGGATCATATGCAATGATTTCGGTTCCCCCATCATCAATTGGAGCTTGGCTTGAATAGCGGCCTAACCATTTAACAGCCAATGAATCTTCACTTTCTGCATAATATGTTACATCCGATGATGCGGTTGTCATGATGGGATTTACTGATAAAAGAAAAGATAGAAATAAAATAGCAATCGCAAATTTCTTCATCATTCCACTCCTTTTTCCATATTCTTCTGCCATTCTACTTCTCTACCATTAATTGAATATGTTAATAGTGTTAATAGTTTGTAAAAATATCATTATGTCCATGATGTCTCATTTTTACATGAAAATAGCACTTATTTTTGATGTAGTCGCTAAAAAACTGATGTGATAAATTCATATATTAGAAAGCGCTTTCTAATATATTTTGGGAGGGATTGATATTGAAGAAAAAGTTCACCTTAACTATGCTTACCTTTGTTGTTCTACTTAGTATTACTTCCATCACTACATTCGCAGAAGAAAACCCCACCGAAGAAATTAATATCCAGACATATGCCGAAAACATGCAACCAGGATGGAATCTTGGTAATACGTATGACGCTGTTGGTGAAGATGAAACAGCCTGGGGAAACCCTTTCGTAACGAAGGATTTGATTAAAAAAATTGCTGATGAAGGTTTTAAAAGTATTCGCATTCCGATCACATTTGATCAACGAATGGCAGAAAGCGGCGACTTTGAAATCGATGAAGATTTTTTTAATCGTGTTGACCAAACGGTACAATGGGCATTGGAAGAGGATTTATATGTAATGATTAATGTTCATCATGATTCCTGGATTTGGATAGAATCGGGAATGCAAGAAAACCATGATCAAACTGTAGAACGTTTTAATGCCATTTGGACACAGTTGGCAGAACGTTTTAAAGATGATTCAACCAAATTAATGTTTGAAAGCATTAATGAACCTAGATTTTGGGGAACTGAGGAAGAAAGTCAAAAATACTTAGACGAATTAAATGATCATTTTTATCAAATTGTTAGAGAATCCGGTGGAAATAATGATATTCGACCATTAGTGTTACCTACACTTGATACCGGATTAGAACCAGAAAAAATAACTGCTTTATATGATTTTATCGACAACTTAGAGGATCCAAATATTATTGCAACTGTTCATTATTACGGTTTTTGGCCATTTAGTGTCAATATTGCCGGATATACACGTTTTGAACAAGATACAAAAGAGGATATCCACACTACATTTGATCGTGTTCATAATACCTTTACTGCTAATGGGATTCCAACAGTGATTGGTGAATATGGACTGCTTGGCTTTGACGTAGATACCGGTGTTATCCAACAAGGCGAAAAACTAAAATTCTTTGAATACATGCTTCACTATGCCCAGGAAAAGGACCTTGTTCATATGCTTTGGGATAATGGTCAACACTTAAACCGCAATACACTGGGTTGGTCAGATCAGGAATTTTTCAATATGGCACAAACGAGCTGGCATACTAGATCTGCAGTTCCGAACGATAACTTCATTTACTTAAAGGAGTCAGAGGAAATCACAGATAAACAAATAACATTTGAACTGCATGGAAATGATTTTGAAGCAATCTATCAGGCTGATCAAGTACTAGAGGAAGGCAGCGATTATCAAATCGAGGAAAATACGATCACATTTTCTCAGGAATTATTGAGTTCTCTGGTAACTGATAATGATT encodes:
- a CDS encoding PH domain-containing protein, with product MNELEHRLSSKFPKARIISETISNIIGFIVLAVLFWLGYYFDWPAWANWILIGLLLIAVVGTIWSFIEPHYLYRSWRYQIDIEYLQLRYGVLTKEWVTVPMSKIQSVSTSQGPIMRAYQMRSIKVETMGSSHVIPALEEQVALELRARIAELAKLKEVDE
- a CDS encoding DUF418 domain-containing protein translates to MINSQRISLIDAIRGFSLLGILLANLLIFQYGIYGKDEITFFHLTPFDMFGYHIIHILIEGSFMPIFAFIFGYSLVLMVNKLEDRGLPIKRYLFRRFIMLMVFGILHSYFLWEGDILLAYGLIGILLLFFVKRKVKTIFIWFIIFFGLLFLGSFAGSSEDGFELYSESTINSYLNETLPIYQSGTYHEITQHRNNKDPLDLGDTEALFFLLITPVVLLPIFLFGIYAGKKEWLQHFEINKERYKQAFLYLIPIGLLLKITPYFSEMIAFSEVGGIVLAVGYIFLFAYLYVVYQKNVIVYAFEQVGKLSLTNYILQTVICTFIFYGYGIGLFARLGVWFAIFLGIAIFILQVFFSIWYMARFKQGPLERLLKIVVYLSFKSKPKMKTKDVAV
- a CDS encoding DUF2975 domain-containing protein, with amino-acid sequence MNSKLLFKVAYLICRVLFILIIPIALYGVLYHIAYIFFPNSSFAASFGNFEPIYSYLTIEFERQPDIFMQADLRILSFISEVSLFILVLGILRMVDKLFQNVYKNSLFMKENVNLFYRIGILILSLGTIFFYIDGLIFDKTIEGLNITNASIEFSNLSYIDTIISGIAFLLIGAALKVAVKAVEENKYTI
- a CDS encoding helix-turn-helix domain-containing protein, producing the protein MIRIRLDVIMAERKMSLNELSDKVKITPANLSILKNEKGKAIRFSTLDALCKALECQPGDLLEYIDE
- a CDS encoding YehR family lipoprotein — translated: MKKWLMFCLTLLIVITLTACSPDDKGETVTLLLEKGGSTSKIVYSAEGDKVIEQTSENVLTYDTLGVSNQEEAEAVLGKFVIDYEGIEGVSHNIEYHDDQVIESTKVNFEKADPDQIAELTGAITEGNTGNGVSLEKSIEVLESQGYEVVTE
- a CDS encoding choice-of-anchor I family protein, which gives rise to MKKFAIAILFLSFLLSVNPIMTTASSDVTYYAESEDSLAVKWLGRYSSQAPIDDGGTEIIAYDPNTYLAYSVNGSDSTLDIIDLSGLADGQTEIPLVKKIQLSDFGVNAGDLTSVAIAPDSSFIAITVPAENKVENGNVVFMSAEGNVLTTVEVGALPDMVTVTPNGSQVLVANEGEPSEDYAVNPEGSVSIIDVSNGVNEGDNLTAATATFTDEIIEEDVRKVHYDSTYAEDLEPEYIVVDDASQYGYIVLQEANAIAKLDIQSGQFLTVKSLGYKDFSIAENKLDASDKDDEINIRNWPVLSIYQPDGMDLVEINGKNYLLTANEGDAQDWDGFSEEKRVKKLVDDYQLNADLYQGYDQEELDKMVEEGLFDDEQLGRLKTSTSHPTNEEGKYEAIYAYGGRSFSIWDAETLELVYDSGSEFEEKIAAFEPEYFHSNNDEDTFESRSDDKGVEPESVITGEVNGTTYAFTGLERQGGIMVYDITNPTSPSFDSYFSSRVFQGLDLDVTSASGDVAPEGLTFIQAENSPTRKPILLAAHEVSGTIAAYEFGQSSNAALSELTVDPGEFNPEFSPEQLEYELEVPHDKEEIQISAMTQSVDAYVLVNGEDPSEPVALEEGNNEISIEVVAEDGSVSNYTIYVKRLSASMSEELQRSDNEFAVQTDIADLDENATLNLIVPEVDSELREISFTEEQVQQLKEKEITVTVEQGEIVVTFDARSFTGDAPVSLLVQKLDQDQYEYSEFALTDIYHLQFMQADQAVTNFETPVTLSFKLPEANEAASIYHWNEQDEKWDPVGGTLIDDWISAETDHFSVFTVLDSVAIAEHEEGKEIGNEDITDGKDETGETDEDNNTSTVEEEGADDEEQATSFSIENSNNSLPDTATNMYTLLVIGGSLLLIGMAIVVIRQQKNIQ
- a CDS encoding cellulase family glycosylhydrolase — translated: MKKKFTLTMLTFVVLLSITSITTFAEENPTEEINIQTYAENMQPGWNLGNTYDAVGEDETAWGNPFVTKDLIKKIADEGFKSIRIPITFDQRMAESGDFEIDEDFFNRVDQTVQWALEEDLYVMINVHHDSWIWIESGMQENHDQTVERFNAIWTQLAERFKDDSTKLMFESINEPRFWGTEEESQKYLDELNDHFYQIVRESGGNNDIRPLVLPTLDTGLEPEKITALYDFIDNLEDPNIIATVHYYGFWPFSVNIAGYTRFEQDTKEDIHTTFDRVHNTFTANGIPTVIGEYGLLGFDVDTGVIQQGEKLKFFEYMLHYAQEKDLVHMLWDNGQHLNRNTLGWSDQEFFNMAQTSWHTRSAVPNDNFIYLKESEEITDKQITFELHGNDFEAIYQADQVLEEGSDYQIEENTITFSQELLSSLVTDNDFGTASTLTVTFTGGVDWNIDVRIYQTPKLEVTEGNTSEFQIPTNFNGDQLATMEAYYEDGSFAGPQDWTAFKEFGYTFTPNYDEGFIELKDTFFNEVEDGEVDLTFHFWSGKTVDYTIVKDGESVTALADEEPVEEDPVNEETENDNTQEEGVEDEETTTVDEESESTDQTNGSNKEETSTESDEKSGSTSEKTTDQHLASDHNESNRLPDTATAQFNFMGIGLFLILFGFGGLTWYRKRKAE